One segment of Pseudodesulfovibrio sp. 5S69 DNA contains the following:
- a CDS encoding OmpA/MotB family protein — translation MSDEYDDDLLLDFSDDDGDVNEWLTTFADLSMLLLVFFILLYSMSTIDTQKFSDTFTSVTQALQGKMDKISTSRISREEAGVLIDQAMMRRQIIESQRKVFAEVKTLQTKKGVEGLVSANFEDGIITLRVPGDVMFQSGKVTLTPKGVQLVADLKDFFIKHKDQNIKIVGYTDNVRPSGNSRFKDNWEISAMRAVNVLRELLKMGLESTRLTATGLAYLNPLYPNTSEEYRAKNRRVEFILEKRVSGK, via the coding sequence ATGAGCGACGAATATGACGACGACCTGTTGCTCGACTTTAGTGACGACGATGGCGATGTCAACGAGTGGTTGACCACCTTCGCCGACCTGTCCATGCTGCTGCTGGTCTTTTTCATACTCCTCTATTCCATGTCCACCATCGACACGCAGAAGTTTTCAGACACCTTCACGTCGGTGACCCAGGCCCTGCAGGGCAAGATGGACAAGATTTCCACCAGCCGCATTAGCCGGGAAGAGGCCGGGGTGCTCATCGACCAGGCCATGATGCGCCGCCAGATCATCGAGTCCCAGCGCAAAGTCTTCGCCGAGGTCAAGACTTTGCAGACCAAGAAGGGCGTGGAGGGGTTGGTCAGCGCCAATTTCGAGGACGGGATCATCACCCTGCGGGTGCCCGGCGACGTCATGTTTCAGTCCGGGAAGGTAACCCTCACGCCCAAGGGCGTGCAGTTGGTGGCCGATCTCAAGGACTTTTTCATCAAGCACAAGGACCAGAACATCAAAATCGTCGGCTACACCGACAACGTACGGCCGAGCGGCAACTCGCGGTTCAAGGACAACTGGGAGATTTCGGCCATGCGAGCGGTCAACGTCCTGCGCGAGCTGCTCAAGATGGGGCTGGAATCCACCCGGCTGACGGCCACGGGGCTGGCCTATCTCAACCCGCTGTACCCGAATACCTCCGAGGAGTACCGGGCCAAGAACCGGCGGGTGGAGTTCATCCTGGAGAAGCGCGTCTCCGGCAAATAG
- a CDS encoding single-stranded DNA-binding protein yields MAGSLNKVIIVGRVGQDPKVSYTGSGQAVANFSVATDEGYRDRQTGQRVERTEWHRVVAWRQQAEFVGNYIGKGRLVMVEGKLQTRKWQGQDGQDRYTTEIVADSIQGLDRAPDGQQPAQQGGYQQQGGYQQQGGYQQNRPQQNRPQQNGYPQNQPQQEEEDLGPAFPSEASGMDDVPF; encoded by the coding sequence ATGGCTGGCAGTTTGAATAAAGTGATCATTGTGGGCCGAGTCGGCCAGGATCCGAAGGTTTCCTATACCGGCTCCGGCCAGGCCGTGGCGAACTTTTCCGTGGCTACGGACGAAGGGTACCGCGACCGGCAGACCGGCCAGCGCGTGGAGCGCACCGAATGGCACCGCGTGGTGGCCTGGCGTCAACAGGCCGAGTTCGTGGGCAACTACATCGGCAAGGGCCGCCTGGTCATGGTCGAAGGCAAGCTCCAGACCCGCAAGTGGCAGGGCCAGGACGGCCAGGATCGCTACACCACGGAGATCGTGGCCGACAGCATCCAGGGACTGGACCGCGCCCCCGACGGCCAGCAGCCCGCCCAGCAGGGCGGCTACCAGCAGCAGGGCGGGTACCAACAACAGGGCGGCTATCAGCAGAACCGTCCGCAGCAGAACCGTCCGCAGCAAAACGGCTATCCGCAGAATCAGCCCCAGCAGGAGGAAGAGGACCTCGGTCCCGCCTTCCCGTCCGAGGCCAGCGGCATGGACGACGTGCCGTTCTGA
- a CDS encoding biotin carboxylase N-terminal domain-containing protein translates to MRVMGACRRLGLDFVCVCTAADRESGHVRLAREMAGDGAVHTISSYLDANEIFSVADASGATAVHPGYGFFAEDFRFARRVVRRDRPMEFIGPSWWVIRDLGDKINTKRIARSLGVPTVPGSDRPVYSEIEADEIASSLFEFQASQGIVDGVIMVKASAGGGGMGIEEVGDFNEFRSVFRRIRNYAKRNFGDEGVLIEQRIFDFNHLEVQVVSGRGGGQHVHFGTRNCSVQSTGKQKRIEVAPGFAPGVVSYTFDAGRVLSEITDHSLAMARETRYDNVGTWEWIITPRGEPFLMEVNTRIQVENGVSAVISRVGGRPVDIITEQIRLALGEPLRYTQEDITFEGVGIEYRLVAENTANRFTPCAGTITRLGWPERDWLQVHTHVPTDRPYEIPMEYDPNLALAIVWGNDLAEAKARGLEFLDGLVLEGQCGGSSDEFYSNVEYLKAKTGKLLEF, encoded by the coding sequence ATGCGGGTCATGGGCGCGTGCAGGCGTCTGGGGCTCGACTTCGTCTGCGTGTGCACGGCCGCGGACCGGGAGTCCGGGCACGTCCGGCTGGCCCGCGAGATGGCCGGGGACGGCGCGGTCCACACCATTTCCTCCTACCTGGACGCCAACGAGATATTCTCCGTGGCCGACGCGAGCGGGGCCACGGCCGTGCATCCCGGCTACGGTTTTTTTGCCGAGGACTTCCGCTTCGCCCGCCGCGTGGTCCGGCGGGACCGCCCCATGGAGTTCATCGGCCCGAGTTGGTGGGTCATCCGCGACCTGGGCGACAAGATCAACACCAAGCGTATCGCGCGCTCCCTGGGCGTGCCCACCGTGCCCGGTTCGGACCGGCCCGTGTACAGCGAGATCGAGGCCGACGAAATCGCCTCATCCCTGTTCGAGTTCCAGGCCAGCCAGGGCATCGTGGACGGGGTGATCATGGTCAAGGCCTCGGCCGGCGGCGGGGGCATGGGCATCGAGGAGGTCGGGGACTTCAACGAGTTCCGTTCGGTATTCCGGCGCATCCGCAACTACGCCAAGCGAAATTTCGGGGACGAGGGCGTACTTATCGAGCAGCGCATCTTCGACTTCAACCACCTGGAGGTCCAGGTGGTCTCCGGACGGGGCGGGGGGCAGCACGTCCATTTCGGCACGCGCAACTGCTCGGTCCAGTCCACGGGCAAGCAGAAGCGCATCGAGGTCGCGCCGGGCTTCGCGCCGGGCGTGGTCTCCTACACCTTCGACGCAGGCAGGGTGCTGTCCGAGATCACCGACCACTCTCTGGCCATGGCCCGCGAGACCCGCTACGACAACGTGGGCACCTGGGAGTGGATCATCACCCCGCGCGGGGAGCCCTTCCTGATGGAGGTCAACACCCGCATCCAGGTGGAGAACGGCGTGTCCGCGGTCATCTCCAGGGTGGGCGGCCGGCCGGTGGACATCATCACCGAGCAGATCCGCCTGGCCCTGGGCGAGCCCCTGCGCTACACCCAGGAGGACATCACCTTCGAGGGCGTTGGCATCGAGTACCGGCTGGTGGCCGAGAACACGGCCAACCGGTTCACGCCCTGCGCCGGGACCATCACCCGACTGGGCTGGCCCGAGCGCGACTGGCTCCAGGTCCATACCCACGTGCCCACGGACCGGCCCTACGAAATTCCCATGGAATACGATCCGAACCTGGCCCTGGCCATCGTCTGGGGCAACGACCTGGCCGAGGCCAAGGCGCGCGGACTGGAGTTCCTGGACGGGTTGGTGCTGGAGGGGCAGTGCGGCGGGTCCTCCGATGAATTCTACAGCAACGTCGAATACCTGAAGGCCAAGACCGGCAAACTCCTGGAGTTCTGA
- a CDS encoding acetyl-CoA carboxylase carboxyl transferase subunit alpha/beta: protein MDRERRIQGLRDRLAYIRDIFADRDDESIRLLAAKFGELLERHQAKPGGVKREELARIADLFDFSERKLDTTLTPMDRVRIVRHPQRICLKDILENVYDNYTEIGGRGEYNIDPSMLIARAVFSRRVGDKVTNQMVMVIGQEKGHGEAFRNGGSVKPWGNAKALHYMKVAETENIPVHTFVFTPGAYPVEDWPGAAQQIARNLYDMAGLRVPVVAVFSEGGSGGAEAIGLADRRIMLSHGYYSVISPEGAAAIEAGLRSGERATPELIEKCARQLCITAGDNLQNGYVDRVLQEPPLGARPSHYDFFRELRRELIQTTNEVVSSVKSMKLYRAMAVRTSKTDDAESIYMRWTLSQSALDRLVEQRQRKFRSMSRHARLDGTGVVTRAVAATKGTIWAAHSFLRYDLLGRQKKRLNAMFEDLGAEAHLVRHKVLMPLKKTLDKILPGNGTAQPKVGEAVKERLTRLSCPEDGACLVGSEWAWTSPRSQEDRTISCPNVRTHHCPDLWVPDLFGDFAGVCPSCGHHFPMEYRWYLQNVFDYSESKEFNQQLESINPLGYEKFDTKLDKAKERTGLKSACITFETSIEEVDAVVAVLCAPFRGGSVGAAEGEKFIRAAERATRKRQPFIAYVHGTAGIRIQEGVNGVIQMPRCTIAVRRYIDAGGLYLVLYDTNSYAGPVASFLGCSPYQFAVQSSNIGFAGPGVISETTGIAVPPNYHKAYHALSRGHIHGIWDRREVKKNLHQSLLTMGGRNLYYR, encoded by the coding sequence ATGGACAGGGAACGAAGAATTCAGGGGCTCAGGGATCGGCTGGCCTACATCCGCGACATCTTCGCCGACCGCGACGACGAATCCATCCGTCTGCTGGCGGCCAAGTTCGGCGAACTTCTGGAACGCCATCAGGCCAAGCCTGGCGGGGTCAAGCGCGAGGAGCTGGCGCGCATTGCGGACCTGTTCGATTTTTCCGAGCGAAAGCTCGACACCACCCTGACGCCCATGGACAGGGTGCGCATCGTCCGCCATCCCCAGCGCATCTGCCTCAAGGACATCTTGGAGAACGTCTACGACAACTACACCGAGATCGGCGGCCGGGGCGAGTACAACATCGACCCGAGCATGCTCATCGCCCGGGCCGTGTTCTCCCGCCGGGTGGGCGATAAGGTCACCAACCAGATGGTCATGGTCATCGGCCAGGAAAAGGGCCACGGCGAGGCCTTCCGCAACGGCGGCTCGGTCAAACCGTGGGGCAACGCCAAGGCGCTGCACTACATGAAGGTCGCCGAGACCGAGAACATCCCGGTCCACACCTTCGTGTTCACCCCCGGTGCCTATCCGGTCGAGGACTGGCCGGGCGCGGCGCAGCAGATCGCCCGCAACCTGTACGATATGGCCGGGTTGCGCGTGCCGGTGGTGGCCGTGTTCTCCGAGGGCGGTTCGGGTGGGGCCGAGGCCATCGGTCTGGCCGACCGAAGGATCATGCTCTCCCACGGCTACTATTCGGTCATCTCGCCCGAGGGTGCGGCGGCCATCGAGGCCGGGCTGCGCAGCGGGGAACGGGCCACGCCCGAGCTCATCGAGAAGTGCGCCCGCCAATTGTGCATCACCGCCGGGGACAACCTGCAAAACGGCTATGTGGACCGCGTGCTTCAGGAGCCGCCGCTGGGGGCAAGGCCGTCCCATTACGATTTTTTCCGTGAGCTGCGGCGCGAGTTGATCCAGACCACCAACGAGGTGGTCAGCTCGGTCAAGTCCATGAAGCTCTACCGGGCCATGGCCGTGCGCACCTCCAAGACCGACGATGCCGAGTCCATCTACATGCGCTGGACCTTGTCCCAGTCCGCCCTGGACCGGCTGGTGGAGCAGCGCCAGCGCAAGTTCCGGTCCATGAGCCGCCACGCGCGCCTGGACGGCACCGGCGTGGTCACCCGCGCCGTGGCCGCCACCAAGGGGACCATCTGGGCCGCCCATTCCTTTTTACGCTACGACCTGCTCGGGCGCCAGAAGAAGCGCCTCAACGCCATGTTCGAGGACCTCGGGGCCGAGGCGCACCTGGTCCGGCACAAGGTGCTCATGCCGCTCAAGAAGACCCTGGACAAGATCCTGCCCGGCAACGGCACTGCCCAGCCCAAGGTGGGCGAGGCCGTGAAGGAGCGGCTGACCCGGCTCTCCTGCCCGGAGGACGGGGCTTGCCTGGTGGGTAGCGAATGGGCCTGGACCAGCCCGCGCAGCCAGGAGGACCGGACCATTTCCTGCCCCAACGTGCGCACCCACCACTGCCCGGACCTGTGGGTGCCGGATCTGTTCGGCGATTTCGCCGGGGTCTGCCCGTCCTGCGGCCACCATTTCCCCATGGAGTACCGCTGGTACCTGCAAAACGTCTTCGACTACAGCGAATCCAAGGAGTTCAACCAGCAGTTGGAGTCCATCAACCCCCTGGGCTACGAGAAGTTCGACACCAAGCTGGACAAGGCCAAGGAGCGGACCGGGCTCAAGTCCGCGTGCATCACCTTCGAGACCTCCATCGAGGAGGTGGACGCCGTGGTGGCCGTGCTCTGCGCGCCGTTCCGGGGCGGCTCGGTGGGCGCGGCCGAGGGCGAGAAGTTCATCCGCGCGGCCGAACGGGCCACGCGCAAGCGCCAGCCGTTCATCGCCTATGTGCACGGAACGGCGGGCATCCGCATCCAGGAGGGCGTCAACGGGGTCATCCAGATGCCGCGCTGCACCATCGCCGTGCGCCGCTACATCGACGCGGGCGGCCTGTACCTGGTGCTCTACGACACCAACTCCTACGCCGGGCCCGTGGCCAGCTTCCTGGGCTGCTCGCCGTACCAGTTCGCGGTGCAGTCCTCGAACATCGGCTTTGCCGGGCCGGGGGTCATTTCCGAGACCACGGGCATTGCCGTGCCGCCCAACTATCACAAGGCGTACCACGCCCTGTCGCGCGGCCACATCCACGGCATCTGGGATCGCCGGGAGGTCAAGAAGAACCTCCACCAGTCCCTCCTGACCATGGGCGGGCGCAACCTTTACTATCGCTGA
- a CDS encoding molybdopterin-binding protein: protein MKTVPVQDAVGMVLCHDMTKIVPGETKGPVFRKGHIIMEEDVQTLLEIGKEHIYVLDMEKGCIHENEAAHRIANAAVGPNITLSDVSEGRINFIADPGLLDVNVEALHRINSIEEVVLATLHTGQQVTETRPVAGTRVVPLVINEEKIRRVEAICAEYDYVVGIRPFRRLSVGLVTTGSEVYHGRIKDKFGPVIRKKFSTLGSEVMGQTLTSDDPAMTRDAIMAFIAQGAEMVVVTGGMSVDPDDQTPTAIRLTGADVVTYGSPTFPGVMFMVAELNGVPILGLPGCVMYYRASVFDLIVPRLLAGEKVTREDIVSLGHGGFCATCEVCRYPICPFGK, encoded by the coding sequence ATGAAGACCGTTCCCGTACAGGATGCCGTCGGCATGGTACTTTGCCACGACATGACCAAGATCGTCCCCGGGGAAACCAAGGGGCCGGTGTTCCGCAAGGGGCACATCATAATGGAAGAGGATGTCCAGACGCTGCTTGAAATAGGCAAGGAGCACATTTACGTCCTGGACATGGAAAAGGGCTGTATACACGAAAACGAGGCCGCCCACCGTATCGCCAATGCGGCCGTGGGCCCCAACATCACCCTGTCGGACGTGTCCGAGGGGCGCATCAATTTCATCGCCGATCCCGGCCTGCTCGACGTCAACGTCGAGGCCCTCCACCGCATCAATTCCATCGAAGAGGTCGTCCTGGCCACTCTGCATACCGGTCAGCAGGTCACCGAGACCCGGCCCGTGGCCGGAACCCGCGTGGTCCCGCTGGTCATCAACGAGGAGAAGATCCGGCGGGTGGAGGCCATCTGCGCCGAGTACGACTACGTGGTCGGCATACGGCCGTTCCGGCGGCTGTCCGTCGGCCTGGTGACCACCGGCAGTGAGGTCTACCATGGCCGCATCAAGGACAAGTTCGGGCCGGTTATCCGAAAGAAATTCTCCACGCTTGGATCCGAGGTCATGGGCCAGACCCTGACCTCCGACGATCCGGCCATGACCCGTGACGCCATTATGGCCTTCATCGCCCAAGGCGCGGAGATGGTCGTGGTCACCGGCGGCATGTCCGTGGACCCCGACGACCAGACGCCCACGGCCATCCGCCTGACCGGCGCGGACGTCGTCACCTACGGTTCACCCACGTTTCCCGGCGTCATGTTCATGGTCGCCGAACTGAACGGCGTACCCATTCTTGGGCTGCCCGGCTGCGTCATGTACTACCGGGCGTCCGTGTTCGACCTGATTGTCCCGCGCCTGCTGGCCGGGGAGAAGGTCACTCGAGAAGATATCGTATCCTTGGGGCATGGCGGTTTCTGTGCGACCTGCGAGGTCTGCCGCTATCCCATCTGCCCCTTCGGTAAATAG
- a CDS encoding molybdopterin-dependent aldehyde oxidoreductase, giving the protein MIKRTLQVNGVSRNVVCEPEESLANVLRQNLGLTSVKIGCGTGQCGSCTILRDGKLVRSCTVRMKRVKNNTQIMTLEGLGTPGNLHPIQMAWIAFGGAQCGFCSPGFLVSTYALLTENPSPTREEVRDWFQQHKNVCRCTGYKPLVDAVMAAAEVMRGDKSMDDLIFKIPEDGRIWNTHYPRPSAVAKVTGTWDFGADMGLRLPPGTLHCELVQAEVSHANVLSIDVTEAEAVPGVYKVVTHKDVKGKNRITGLITFPTNLGDGWDRPILCDEKVFQYGDAIAIVCADTPEAAKEGAKKVKVELEQLPEYMSAPAAMAEDAIEIHPGTPNVYYIQKEAKGPDTKPIFESADVVVEGDYYTQRQPHMPIEPDVGFAYIGDEGKLVIHSKSIGIHLHLLMIAPGLGVEPENMVLVQNPTGGTFGYKFSPTMEALVGAAALATGRPVFLNYTWKQQQQYTGKRSPQFTTVRLASSKDGKLLGMETDWTVDHGPYSEFGDLLTLRGAQYIGAGYDIPAIRGEGRTVCTNHCWGAAFRGYGAPEAEFPSEVCMDELAEKLGMDPLELRYKNVYREGSTTPTGQDPEVYSLPEMIDKVRPKYEEFKKYAAENSTDAKKLGVGVSVGVYGSGLDGPDTAEVDIALNEDGTVTVYSAWGDHGQGADMGTLGTAHEALRPLNLTPDQIHLMMGDTSFAPAAGPAGGSRSQVVVGQATKNACDQLVAAMQKPDGTFRTYEEMVADGLELLYHGKWSAPANDCDENGQGNPFCCYMYGVFLSLVSVDTATGKTTVEKMVTVADIGVVNNYLLVDGQIHGGVAQGIGLALTEDYEDIKKHANMAGAGIPYCKDIPDDMEIIYVETPRPDGPFGASGVGEMPLTAPHAAIINAIYNACGARIRHLPAYPEKVLAALKG; this is encoded by the coding sequence ATGATCAAACGGACGCTCCAAGTAAACGGAGTCTCCAGGAACGTCGTGTGCGAACCTGAAGAGTCCCTGGCCAACGTGTTGCGCCAGAACCTGGGACTGACCAGCGTGAAGATCGGCTGTGGTACAGGCCAGTGCGGCAGCTGTACCATCCTGCGTGACGGCAAACTGGTCCGTTCCTGCACCGTCAGGATGAAACGGGTCAAGAACAACACCCAAATCATGACCCTCGAGGGTCTTGGCACCCCCGGCAACCTGCATCCCATCCAGATGGCCTGGATCGCCTTCGGCGGCGCGCAGTGCGGCTTCTGCTCGCCGGGCTTCCTGGTTTCCACGTACGCGCTGCTGACCGAGAACCCCAGCCCGACCCGCGAAGAGGTCCGTGACTGGTTCCAACAGCACAAGAACGTCTGCCGCTGCACCGGCTACAAGCCCCTGGTGGACGCCGTCATGGCCGCCGCCGAGGTTATGCGCGGCGACAAGTCCATGGACGATCTGATCTTCAAGATCCCCGAGGACGGCCGCATCTGGAACACCCATTATCCGCGTCCCTCCGCTGTGGCCAAGGTCACCGGCACCTGGGACTTCGGCGCCGACATGGGCCTGCGCCTGCCTCCGGGAACCCTGCACTGCGAATTGGTCCAGGCCGAGGTTTCCCATGCCAACGTCCTGTCCATCGACGTGACCGAGGCCGAGGCCGTGCCCGGCGTCTACAAGGTCGTGACCCACAAGGACGTAAAGGGGAAGAACCGCATCACCGGCCTGATCACCTTCCCGACCAACCTCGGCGACGGCTGGGATCGTCCCATCCTGTGCGACGAGAAGGTCTTCCAGTACGGCGACGCCATCGCCATAGTCTGCGCCGACACTCCGGAGGCGGCCAAAGAAGGCGCCAAGAAGGTCAAGGTCGAGCTCGAACAGCTGCCCGAATACATGTCCGCCCCGGCGGCCATGGCCGAGGACGCCATCGAGATCCACCCCGGCACCCCCAACGTCTACTACATCCAGAAAGAGGCCAAGGGACCGGACACCAAGCCCATCTTCGAGAGCGCCGACGTGGTCGTCGAAGGCGACTACTACACGCAGCGCCAGCCGCACATGCCCATCGAGCCGGACGTCGGGTTCGCCTACATCGGGGACGAGGGCAAGCTGGTCATCCATTCCAAGTCCATCGGCATCCATCTGCACCTGCTCATGATCGCTCCCGGTCTGGGCGTGGAGCCCGAGAACATGGTCCTGGTCCAGAACCCCACGGGCGGCACCTTCGGCTACAAGTTCTCCCCGACTATGGAAGCACTCGTCGGCGCGGCCGCCCTGGCCACCGGCCGTCCGGTCTTCCTGAACTACACCTGGAAACAGCAGCAGCAGTACACCGGCAAGCGTTCGCCGCAGTTCACCACCGTGCGCCTGGCCTCCAGCAAGGACGGCAAACTGCTCGGCATGGAGACCGACTGGACCGTGGACCACGGCCCGTACTCCGAGTTCGGCGACCTGCTGACCCTGCGCGGCGCGCAGTACATCGGCGCGGGTTACGACATCCCGGCCATCCGCGGCGAAGGCCGCACCGTGTGCACCAACCACTGCTGGGGCGCGGCCTTCCGCGGCTACGGCGCTCCCGAGGCGGAGTTCCCTTCCGAGGTGTGCATGGACGAACTGGCCGAGAAGCTGGGCATGGATCCGCTGGAATTGCGTTACAAGAACGTCTACCGCGAGGGTTCCACCACCCCCACCGGCCAGGACCCCGAGGTCTATTCCCTGCCTGAGATGATCGACAAGGTCCGTCCCAAGTACGAGGAATTCAAGAAGTACGCGGCCGAGAACTCCACCGATGCCAAGAAGCTCGGCGTTGGCGTCTCCGTAGGCGTGTACGGTTCCGGCCTGGACGGCCCGGACACCGCCGAGGTCGACATCGCCCTGAACGAGGACGGCACCGTGACCGTGTACTCCGCGTGGGGCGACCACGGCCAGGGTGCTGACATGGGTACCCTGGGTACCGCCCACGAGGCCCTGCGTCCTCTGAACCTGACCCCGGATCAGATCCATCTGATGATGGGCGACACGAGCTTCGCTCCCGCGGCCGGTCCGGCCGGCGGCAGCCGCTCCCAGGTCGTCGTGGGCCAGGCCACCAAGAACGCCTGCGACCAGCTCGTGGCCGCCATGCAGAAGCCCGACGGCACCTTCCGCACCTATGAGGAAATGGTCGCCGACGGACTCGAGCTGCTGTACCACGGCAAGTGGAGCGCTCCGGCCAACGACTGCGACGAAAACGGCCAGGGCAACCCGTTCTGCTGCTACATGTACGGCGTGTTCCTGTCCCTGGTTTCCGTGGACACCGCCACCGGCAAGACCACGGTCGAGAAGATGGTCACCGTGGCCGACATCGGCGTGGTCAACAACTACCTCTTGGTGGACGGCCAGATCCACGGCGGCGTCGCCCAGGGCATCGGCCTGGCGCTGACCGAGGACTACGAGGACATCAAGAAGCACGCCAACATGGCCGGCGCCGGTATCCCGTACTGCAAGGACATCCCGGACGACATGGAGATCATCTACGTGGAGACCCCGCGTCCCGACGGTCCCTTCGGCGCTTCCGGCGTCGGCGAGATGCCGTTGACCGCCCCCCATGCGGCGATCATCAACGCCATCTACAACGCCTGCGGTGCTCGTATCCGGCACCTGCCCGCCTACCCCGAGAAGGTGCTCGCCGCTCTCAAGGGCTAG
- a CDS encoding biotin/lipoyl-containing protein, with protein MLNIKELLDKVKASPYREIVVRAPHTGVVSFAAVKPGEKVHGPRGEFLEKPGTLLAHLTREKNEKPIPAPEKGVIEAVHTQHEGQFVEAGEPLVTIKHYLTRKEVIELILQEALYLFRAPERAKYYFVPEVDQKLKVSGKRSVKVQDGMEFLIVSRMKRETPLAYSGPEGIIYSVYFGRGDNVDEGEPLIGVCPEDQLTVIQDVVARIQSEWEEEA; from the coding sequence GTGCTGAATATCAAAGAGTTGCTCGATAAAGTCAAGGCGTCCCCGTACCGCGAGATCGTGGTCCGCGCCCCGCATACCGGCGTGGTCTCGTTCGCTGCCGTCAAGCCCGGCGAGAAGGTCCACGGCCCGCGCGGCGAGTTCCTGGAAAAGCCCGGCACCCTGCTGGCCCACCTGACCCGCGAGAAGAACGAGAAGCCCATCCCTGCACCGGAGAAGGGCGTCATCGAGGCCGTGCACACGCAGCACGAGGGGCAGTTCGTGGAGGCGGGCGAGCCGCTGGTGACCATCAAGCATTATCTGACCCGCAAGGAAGTCATCGAGCTGATCCTGCAGGAGGCCCTGTACCTGTTTCGCGCCCCGGAGCGGGCCAAATACTACTTCGTCCCCGAGGTGGACCAGAAGCTCAAGGTCTCGGGCAAGCGCTCGGTCAAGGTCCAGGACGGCATGGAATTTCTTATCGTGTCCCGCATGAAGCGGGAGACTCCCCTGGCCTATTCCGGGCCCGAGGGCATCATCTACTCCGTCTACTTCGGCCGCGGCGACAACGTGGACGAGGGCGAACCCCTCATCGGCGTCTGTCCCGAGGACCAGCTCACGGTCATCCAGGACGTGGTGGCCCGCATTCAGAGCGAGTGGGAAGAAGAGGCGTAG
- a CDS encoding PilZ domain-containing protein, with amino-acid sequence MDFNIQLPDDEERLRKAFRTKVPGLTARFPGLDVVHDVADLSATGLAILDKSGRFTEKEAYDVELLIKNKLFLSGARASCMRVHDNGIVGLNFVDLDRQKQIKLDKLVLEVQKRLIALRKKKREQG; translated from the coding sequence ATGGATTTCAACATACAGTTGCCCGACGACGAGGAACGGCTGCGCAAGGCCTTCCGGACCAAGGTGCCGGGGTTGACCGCGCGGTTCCCCGGCCTGGATGTCGTTCACGACGTGGCCGACCTCAGCGCCACCGGCTTGGCGATCCTCGACAAGAGCGGGCGGTTCACCGAAAAGGAGGCCTACGACGTGGAGCTGCTGATCAAGAACAAGCTGTTCCTCAGCGGCGCCAGGGCCTCGTGCATGCGTGTGCACGACAACGGCATCGTGGGGCTGAATTTCGTGGACCTGGACCGGCAGAAGCAGATCAAGCTCGACAAGCTGGTCCTCGAGGTGCAGAAGAGACTCATCGCCCTGCGCAAGAAAAAGCGCGAGCAAGGTTGA
- a CDS encoding helix-turn-helix domain-containing protein, with protein sequence MSANDIRRAIAERLKACRKEREMSLDKAALLTGVSKAMLGQIERGESAPTIATLWKIAGGLNLSFSSFFAGKAGSDFRQVPFPYDADMAIRVVFPFDAATHMEMFEVTLSNRYHQRSPAHRFGVVEHVVAVSGVLDLIHEGRVHRLKPGLAHRFHADVAHQYRAASDTVVFQAIICYT encoded by the coding sequence GTGTCCGCGAACGACATCCGGAGGGCCATTGCCGAACGGCTGAAGGCATGCAGGAAGGAACGGGAGATGAGCCTGGACAAGGCGGCCCTGCTCACGGGCGTGTCCAAGGCCATGCTCGGGCAGATCGAGCGTGGCGAGTCCGCACCGACCATCGCCACCTTGTGGAAGATCGCCGGCGGATTGAACCTCTCCTTCTCGTCGTTCTTCGCGGGCAAGGCCGGATCCGACTTCCGCCAGGTCCCCTTCCCCTACGACGCGGACATGGCCATCCGGGTGGTCTTCCCTTTTGACGCGGCCACGCACATGGAGATGTTTGAGGTCACCCTGAGCAACCGGTACCATCAGCGGTCACCCGCCCACCGGTTCGGGGTGGTGGAACATGTGGTGGCCGTCAGCGGCGTTCTGGACCTGATCCACGAGGGCCGGGTGCACCGCCTCAAGCCGGGACTGGCCCACCGCTTCCACGCCGACGTGGCTCACCAGTACCGGGCGGCCTCGGACACCGTCGTGTTTCAGGCCATCATCTGCTACACCTGA